GAAATATGTGCGGCGATCGCCGCGGCCTCCTCGGTCATTCGCGTCGCGGTGTCGCGCGCGCGGCTCTCAGGAATTTCGTGGATGACGAGCTCGCGGAATCCGAGCTTGCGGCCGGCCTCGTCGAACCGCTCGAAATAGCGGTCGGCAAGCTCCCGCTCGGGGCCTTGCTTCAGCCGGCCCACAGCAATGACAGCAACACGCATGAGGTTTTAGGGTCGCGTTTCCAGACCGCGCGCAATCCGCGCGCGCACGACGCTACCATGCGCGTCAGCCGATTCGAAATCGGCCAGGTCGTTTAGATCGCCTTCGCCGCCCCTGGGCCTTGCGTGTACAATCTCTCGAGATTGTAGAACTCACGGACCTCGGGTCTGAACACGTGTACGATCACATCGCCGGAATCGATCAGCACCCAGTCGCAATTGGGCAAACCCTCGACGTGGATGTTCCTGATGCCGGTTTCCTTGAGGCTCTTTGCGACGTTCTCCGCGATCGCGCCAACGTGCCGGTTCACACGGCCCGTGGTGACGATCATGTAGTCGGAGTATGCCGATTTGCCGCGAAGGTCGATGGTGACCGTCTCTTCCGCCTTCATGTCGTCGAGGCGGGAGAGGATCAGGTTCAGCGTCTTGTCGGCGTCGGGTTGCGCCTTCAAGGCTGCAGCTTTGGTCGATGTTTTACGCGTCGGTTTCGTAGCCTTGGGTAAAACAGACTTCGTTGAAGCTGACTTGGACAATACAGACGTGGCCAGGGACCATTCCTTTCACTGTATCGCGAGGGCCGAATCCGCCCCTCACGGGTTACACTACATCATGTGGGGTTAAGGGTTTCAATATGCCAGAGAGCCCCTCAATCGCACACTCTGTCTCACTTTGTACCTTTGTCTCACTTCGTACCTTTCCAGCTCCCATCCGGGTTCCGTAACCGGGTCGAGGAGACGTTGAGCTTCAATCCGGTCAGGAAGACCCAGGCTGGCGCCGGCTGATCCGCAAGTAAGGCTGCCTTATTCTCGGGCAGGCGATAGCGCGCAAGCGCCTGGGCGGCGGGTGAGGCAAGGGCACGAAAACTCTGCGGCGGGCGATCGATGACCGCCATCGGCACCAGGTCGGCGATGCGCCGCCAGTGCTGCCAACGATGGAATTGAGCGAGGTTGTCGGCGCCCATAATCCAGACAAAGCGCAAGCCACTGAGACGGCGGCGCAAGGTGTTGATCGTGTCGATAGTATAGCGGGTGCGAATGACGGATTCGAGACAGCTCACTTCGATCCTGGAGTCGTTGGCGACCTCGCGCGCCGCCTGCATGCGCTTGCCGAGCTCATGCAAATTGCCGTTCTCCTTCAGCGGATTGCCCGGCGTGACCAGCCACCACACGCGATCGAGCTGAAGGCGCTTCAGCGCGAACTGGCTGATCGTGCGATGGGCCTGGTGCGGCGGATTGAACGAGCCTCCGAGCAGGCCGATGCGCATGCCTTCGGTGTAGGGCGGTATGGCCTGCGCGAAGAAACGTGGCGCGACGAAATTGTTACTCAATGCTCCACGCCTCGCGCCATGCCTTACGGCCGCGTCTGCCCTGTGCCGTGAACGCGATATTTGAAGCTGGTCAGCTGCTCGGCACCAACAGGACCACGGGCATGGAAGCGGCCGGTGGCGATGCCGATCTCGGCGCCGAAGCCGAACTCGCCGCCATCGGCGAACTGCGTCGAGGCGTTGTGCAGCACGATCGCGGAATCGACTTCGCTCAGGAATTTCTTCGCAGCCAAATCGTTCTCGCTCACGATCGCATCGGTGTGGTGCGAGCCGTGGTTCTGGATGTGCG
This portion of the Bradyrhizobium diazoefficiens genome encodes:
- the rsfS gene encoding ribosome silencing factor codes for the protein MKAQPDADKTLNLILSRLDDMKAEETVTIDLRGKSAYSDYMIVTTGRVNRHVGAIAENVAKSLKETGIRNIHVEGLPNCDWVLIDSGDVIVHVFRPEVREFYNLERLYTQGPGAAKAI
- a CDS encoding nicotinate-nucleotide adenylyltransferase, whose product is MSNNFVAPRFFAQAIPPYTEGMRIGLLGGSFNPPHQAHRTISQFALKRLQLDRVWWLVTPGNPLKENGNLHELGKRMQAAREVANDSRIEVSCLESVIRTRYTIDTINTLRRRLSGLRFVWIMGADNLAQFHRWQHWRRIADLVPMAVIDRPPQSFRALASPAAQALARYRLPENKAALLADQPAPAWVFLTGLKLNVSSTRLRNPDGSWKGTK